A region of Deinococcus rubellus DNA encodes the following proteins:
- the queG gene encoding tRNA epoxyqueuosine(34) reductase QueG: MPPRALPAPTRAADALRDLALDLGFDVAGWASGQVPRDAWHNYGEWLASGRQAGMTYLETGAWRRADLSASLRAAPRVGRVLALGISHAFGEMTVPAGGLRAGRVARYAWTPDYHAQIEPLLARLVSEAASLGLRARGYVDHGPIMERDLGGRAFLGWHAKSGMLVSTELGAFVTLAAVLTDLPDEPDGPVHPDRCGTCMRCVSACPTGAIDADRAIDARKCVSYLTIEHRGPVDWAMRPGIGEWLLGCDVCCAVCPWSVKAGALARSLNPDPELAHPDLLGFFGVSEREFLRRYGHAAHARPRRKGMARNAVTLAGNLREDRLRPVLDLALSDPVWEVREAAAYALRCWEDRPGLDRLRRDPHPEVRAGAERGLAELG, from the coding sequence ATGCCACCCCGCGCCTTGCCTGCACCCACCCGCGCCGCTGACGCCCTGCGCGATCTGGCGCTGGATCTCGGCTTCGACGTGGCGGGCTGGGCCTCCGGGCAGGTGCCGAGGGATGCCTGGCACAACTACGGCGAGTGGCTGGCCAGCGGAAGGCAAGCGGGCATGACCTACCTGGAAACCGGCGCGTGGCGGCGGGCCGACCTCTCCGCGTCGCTGCGAGCCGCGCCGCGCGTGGGCCGGGTGCTGGCGCTGGGTATCAGCCACGCCTTCGGGGAGATGACGGTGCCTGCGGGCGGTCTGCGGGCCGGGCGGGTGGCCCGCTACGCCTGGACGCCGGATTACCACGCCCAGATCGAGCCGCTGCTGGCCCGGCTGGTGAGTGAGGCCGCCTCGCTGGGCCTCCGGGCGCGCGGCTACGTTGATCACGGCCCCATCATGGAGCGCGATCTGGGCGGGCGGGCTTTTCTGGGCTGGCACGCCAAGTCGGGAATGCTGGTCAGCACCGAGCTGGGCGCGTTCGTGACGCTGGCCGCCGTGCTCACCGATTTACCCGACGAGCCGGACGGCCCGGTTCACCCTGACCGCTGCGGCACATGTATGCGCTGCGTTTCGGCCTGCCCCACCGGGGCGATTGACGCTGACCGGGCTATCGACGCCCGCAAGTGCGTGTCGTACTTGACCATTGAGCACCGGGGGCCAGTGGACTGGGCGATGCGCCCCGGCATCGGGGAGTGGTTGCTGGGCTGCGACGTGTGCTGCGCGGTGTGTCCCTGGAGCGTGAAGGCGGGAGCGCTGGCCCGGAGTCTCAATCCCGACCCAGAGCTGGCCCACCCCGATCTGCTGGGCTTCTTCGGCGTCTCGGAGCGCGAATTTCTGCGGCGCTACGGCCATGCTGCCCACGCCCGCCCGCGCCGCAAGGGCATGGCCCGCAACGCCGTCACGCTGGCCGGGAACCTCCGAGAAGACCGGCTGCGCCCCGTCCTTGATCTGGCGCTCAGCGATCCGGTCTGGGAAGTCCGCGAGGCCGCCGCCTACGCCCTGCGGTGTTGGGAAGACCGCCCAGGGCTGGACCGCTTGCGCCGCGACCCACATCCCGAAGTCCGGGCCGGGGCCGAACGCGGACTGGCCGAACTGGGTTAG